Proteins encoded by one window of Ruminococcaceae bacterium R-25:
- a CDS encoding ABC-type glycerol-3-phosphate transport system substrate-binding protein: MKKIALKVMSAALVFATVLSAAACNKKENPDDNGSGIPEVSHRGQKIAADSPWYDSQTTTIKPTVETTKKIQNLSHNFAGADDKYIVIQSSGNYQLPDNFDWSKYSSKDCEIALLTVVDRSTKQIVSSIDLTKYYTDQSYVEAIEYTNGQIKAAISIYDAVNNISTSTEYSFDPATGKETGKNELSGLSNNGRVFKLGDYSVSLSMQWQEYEYYTVTVDSSDGGSTSIDLMIPGKNVYDIPSVLALEDNKALLPVSVENEQCFYELDLKAGTLKELDAKDFEWLNTSYLYSAFSGKDGGIYYTAPVGIAKIDMKNKKVDQVFNYSWCGENRNLLNYLSIGDCSEDSFLLCGGSNYGTAYSNSSISDFTIVELTRAKQNPNAGKTIMELYVPYGYVNEKIADAIIKFNASNPDYFIEVSGRYTDDEAYESGQMNNEDDYQTATLNGDAKISNKLAMDLLNGEGPDILMNVANLGQLNSSNYLVDLSKYTGTLDNEKYFANIVEASKVNGQLYQLTLCYGIEGIQTDKKYAGASGVGFTTEEYKKFLNEELNGKDVIASGQAIYFTKLFNAMSDKFLANGKADFSGPEFAELAEYVKDNVQAQAKSWNDPAAEDGVAYAVGAVGAMVFKGDRSISNGQKGFYTTCYGIGSYLYGISDLKGGSAILGIPSADGRGPMFVPHVSVAVSAQAINADACGEFVKLLLSEDIQESLALNDEFVLSRTAYRKIAQKAVEYYNGEGSSSGKPIKFSQENIDEMEKIISSCTRSNTCDAAINLILIEEMPAYFLGQKDLNSVVAIAQDRVQKVLSERG; this comes from the coding sequence ATGAAAAAGATAGCGCTAAAAGTGATGTCAGCAGCATTGGTATTTGCTACTGTTCTATCGGCAGCTGCATGCAACAAGAAAGAGAATCCCGACGACAACGGTTCGGGCATTCCTGAAGTAAGCCATAGAGGCCAGAAGATAGCAGCGGATTCACCGTGGTACGACAGCCAGACGACAACGATCAAGCCAACGGTGGAAACAACAAAGAAGATCCAGAATCTCAGTCACAATTTCGCAGGAGCTGATGACAAGTATATTGTCATTCAGTCTTCCGGCAACTATCAGCTTCCGGATAATTTCGACTGGTCGAAATACAGCAGCAAGGATTGTGAGATTGCGCTTCTTACGGTTGTAGACAGGAGCACAAAGCAGATCGTAAGTTCTATTGACCTTACCAAATACTACACTGATCAGAGCTATGTCGAAGCAATTGAATACACCAACGGACAGATCAAGGCCGCAATCTCAATTTACGATGCAGTTAACAATATTTCCACCAGCACCGAATACTCATTCGATCCTGCTACCGGTAAGGAAACCGGCAAAAATGAACTTTCCGGATTATCTAATAACGGAAGAGTATTTAAGCTCGGTGATTATTCGGTATCACTTTCCATGCAGTGGCAGGAATATGAATACTACACAGTAACGGTCGATTCTTCTGACGGCGGGTCAACTTCAATTGACCTCATGATACCGGGAAAGAACGTTTACGATATCCCTTCTGTTCTTGCTCTTGAAGACAACAAGGCTCTGCTTCCCGTAAGTGTTGAGAACGAGCAGTGCTTCTATGAATTGGATCTTAAGGCAGGCACACTTAAAGAGCTGGATGCCAAGGATTTCGAATGGCTTAATACCAGTTATCTGTATTCTGCTTTTTCCGGCAAAGACGGCGGCATCTATTACACGGCACCTGTCGGTATTGCAAAGATCGACATGAAGAATAAGAAAGTTGACCAGGTCTTCAATTACAGCTGGTGCGGCGAAAACAGAAATCTTTTGAACTACCTTTCCATCGGCGACTGCTCTGAAGATTCATTCCTTCTCTGCGGCGGTTCGAACTATGGCACAGCTTATTCGAATTCCAGCATTTCCGATTTCACCATTGTCGAATTAACAAGGGCAAAGCAGAATCCGAATGCCGGCAAGACGATAATGGAACTCTATGTGCCTTATGGTTATGTAAACGAAAAGATCGCTGACGCGATCATTAAGTTCAATGCTTCAAATCCTGACTATTTCATCGAAGTTTCCGGCCGTTATACGGACGATGAAGCTTACGAGAGCGGCCAGATGAACAATGAAGACGATTATCAGACAGCTACTCTTAACGGCGATGCGAAGATAAGTAACAAGCTTGCAATGGACCTCTTAAACGGCGAAGGTCCTGACATCCTCATGAATGTCGCAAACTTAGGCCAGCTCAACAGTTCAAATTACCTTGTTGATCTCTCCAAATATACAGGCACCCTTGATAACGAAAAGTATTTCGCAAACATAGTAGAAGCTTCAAAGGTAAACGGACAGCTCTATCAGCTTACGCTCTGCTACGGTATCGAAGGCATTCAGACAGACAAGAAGTATGCCGGTGCATCAGGTGTCGGCTTCACGACAGAAGAATATAAGAAGTTCTTAAACGAAGAATTAAACGGAAAAGACGTAATCGCTTCAGGCCAGGCAATTTATTTCACAAAGCTTTTCAATGCAATGAGCGATAAGTTCCTTGCAAATGGTAAGGCTGATTTCTCAGGTCCTGAGTTTGCAGAGCTCGCAGAATATGTTAAGGATAACGTTCAGGCACAGGCAAAATCCTGGAACGATCCCGCTGCAGAAGACGGAGTTGCATATGCAGTCGGCGCAGTCGGAGCGATGGTCTTTAAGGGCGACAGATCCATTTCAAACGGTCAGAAGGGTTTCTATACAACATGCTACGGAATCGGTTCTTATCTCTATGGTATTTCTGATCTGAAGGGCGGTTCTGCTATCCTGGGAATTCCGTCTGCAGACGGCAGAGGACCTATGTTCGTACCTCATGTATCAGTTGCAGTTTCCGCTCAGGCTATCAATGCGGATGCATGCGGTGAGTTTGTAAAGCTCCTTCTGTCAGAGGACATCCAGGAATCACTTGCTCTTAACGATGAGTTCGTATTGAGCCGTACCGCATACCGTAAGATTGCGCAGAAGGCAGTAGAATACTATAACGGTGAGGGCAGCTCCTCCGGCAAGCCGATCAAATTCTCACAGGAGAATATCGATGAGATGGAGAAGATCATTTCCAGCTGCACGAGAAGTAATACATGTGACGCTGCGATCAATCTGATCCTTATTGAAGAGATGCCGGCTTATTTCCTCGGCCAGAAGGATCTCAATTCTGTAGTTGCGATCGCTCAGGACAGAGTCCAGAAGGTATTGAGCGAGCGAGGATAA